In Primulina eburnea isolate SZY01 chromosome 3, ASM2296580v1, whole genome shotgun sequence, one DNA window encodes the following:
- the LOC140826637 gene encoding peroxisome biogenesis protein 16-like isoform X2, producing the protein MITALNEHIIDTTPVRTHTGCGEPSSFPFSLCITLLKDLETLVEVVAQRLYGEEKKWNFIAITEATKVLLRLAKLQKSGYKMLLHGGESTDDGRDSDDLDARRNEFASKPGQQGVSGILSNNQGQNPYNLEGRALFALNRFGENARTVTGPSWLHRVPHQQQMLEPPTTVPETTLYTTLPDKGAPGGLFFMGEVLFILRPLIYVLLIRKYGVRSWLPWLASLVVDVIGNGSSSLVSVMWHNSKGFHFSNLENNELKRRRLLWALYLMRDPFFTKYTSQRLAGAQKLLEPVPIIGLLTEKLVELLVGAQTRYTYMSGS; encoded by the exons ATGATTACTGCTCTCAATGAACATATAATCGATACAACCCCAGTGCGGACTCATACGGGGTGTGGAGAGCCTTCATCTTTCCCATTTTCATTATGCATAACTTTGCTCAAGGACTTGGAAACTCTTGTTGAAGTTGTGGCGCAACGATTATATGGCGAAGAAAAAAAATGGAATTTCATTGCCATAACCGAAGCTACCAA GGTATTGCTTAGATTGGCTAAATTGCAAAAGAGCGGATATAAAATGCTTTTGCATGGTGGGGAGAGTACGGATGACGGTAGGGATTCTGATGATCTTGATGCCCGCAGAAATGAGTTTGCATCCAAGCCTGGCCAGCAAGGGGTTTCTGGTATTTTAAGCAATAATCAGGGGCAGAATCCATATAACCTTGAGGGGAGGGCTTTGTTTGCATTAAATAGATTTGGCGAAAATGCCCGTACGGTTACTGGCCCCTCGTGGTTGCACAGGGTTCCGCACCAGCAGCAGATGTTGGAGCCTCCGA CAACAGTGCCAGAGACTACTCTCTACACGACCTTGCCCGATAAGGGTGCTCCTGGGGGCTTGTTTTTTATGGGAGAAGTATTGTTTATCTTAAGACCTCTCATTTATGTACTGTTAATAAGAAAGTATGGGGTGCGATCATGGCTCCCTTGGCTTGCTTCGTTGGTAGTGGACGTCATTGGAAATGGCAGTAGTTCATTGGTATCAGTTATGTGGCACAATAGCAAAGGTTTTCATTTTTCCAACCTCGAAAATAATGAG TTGAAAAGGAGGAGGCTGCTATGGGCGCTTTATCTCATGAGAGATCCTTTTTTCACAAAATATACCAG CCAAAGACTCGCTGGCGCTCAAAAGCTACTAGAACCGGTTCCCATCATTGGCCTTCTTACTG AGAAACTTGTTGAACTTCTTGTCGGAGCCCAGACACGATACACTTACATGTCTGGATCATGA
- the LOC140826637 gene encoding peroxisome biogenesis protein 16-like isoform X1 produces MDSYKRWVRRNRDYVHSLESLANGLTWLLPERFSDSEIGPEAVTSILGMITALNEHIIDTTPVRTHTGCGEPSSFPFSLCITLLKDLETLVEVVAQRLYGEEKKWNFIAITEATKVLLRLAKLQKSGYKMLLHGGESTDDGRDSDDLDARRNEFASKPGQQGVSGILSNNQGQNPYNLEGRALFALNRFGENARTVTGPSWLHRVPHQQQMLEPPTTVPETTLYTTLPDKGAPGGLFFMGEVLFILRPLIYVLLIRKYGVRSWLPWLASLVVDVIGNGSSSLVSVMWHNSKGFHFSNLENNELKRRRLLWALYLMRDPFFTKYTSQRLAGAQKLLEPVPIIGLLTEKLVELLVGAQTRYTYMSGS; encoded by the exons ATGGATTCTTACAAGAGATGGGTTAGGAGGAATCGAGATTACGTGCATTCCTTGGAGTCATTAGCTAAT GGTTTAACCTGGCTTCTCCCTGAGAGGTTTTCGGATTCAGAAATTGGACCAGAAGCAG TGACATCAATTCTGGGTATGATTACTGCTCTCAATGAACATATAATCGATACAACCCCAGTGCGGACTCATACGGGGTGTGGAGAGCCTTCATCTTTCCCATTTTCATTATGCATAACTTTGCTCAAGGACTTGGAAACTCTTGTTGAAGTTGTGGCGCAACGATTATATGGCGAAGAAAAAAAATGGAATTTCATTGCCATAACCGAAGCTACCAA GGTATTGCTTAGATTGGCTAAATTGCAAAAGAGCGGATATAAAATGCTTTTGCATGGTGGGGAGAGTACGGATGACGGTAGGGATTCTGATGATCTTGATGCCCGCAGAAATGAGTTTGCATCCAAGCCTGGCCAGCAAGGGGTTTCTGGTATTTTAAGCAATAATCAGGGGCAGAATCCATATAACCTTGAGGGGAGGGCTTTGTTTGCATTAAATAGATTTGGCGAAAATGCCCGTACGGTTACTGGCCCCTCGTGGTTGCACAGGGTTCCGCACCAGCAGCAGATGTTGGAGCCTCCGA CAACAGTGCCAGAGACTACTCTCTACACGACCTTGCCCGATAAGGGTGCTCCTGGGGGCTTGTTTTTTATGGGAGAAGTATTGTTTATCTTAAGACCTCTCATTTATGTACTGTTAATAAGAAAGTATGGGGTGCGATCATGGCTCCCTTGGCTTGCTTCGTTGGTAGTGGACGTCATTGGAAATGGCAGTAGTTCATTGGTATCAGTTATGTGGCACAATAGCAAAGGTTTTCATTTTTCCAACCTCGAAAATAATGAG TTGAAAAGGAGGAGGCTGCTATGGGCGCTTTATCTCATGAGAGATCCTTTTTTCACAAAATATACCAG CCAAAGACTCGCTGGCGCTCAAAAGCTACTAGAACCGGTTCCCATCATTGGCCTTCTTACTG AGAAACTTGTTGAACTTCTTGTCGGAGCCCAGACACGATACACTTACATGTCTGGATCATGA